The following proteins are co-located in the Bacillus carboniphilus genome:
- a CDS encoding DNA-3-methyladenine glycosylase, whose amino-acid sequence MVPDPRHVNGLTYRGSGTLAKEFNFEECLIFLDRSSLEVLHKIQEGSVYKLIKIEESLILCQIGFTHHVIRVEFPVGKPSIYFRQKAVEYIWEWFDLDQDLEAFYEVANQDQVLKNLAHKYYGLRIMCIPDLFEALVWAIMGQQINLTFAYTLKKRFVEQFGESLTFEGETFWLFPSYEKIASLSVDDLRNLQFTSRKAEYIIGIAKAMAKGELSKEILLQNKDFIKIHQSLLMMRGIGPWTADYVMMKCLHIPSAFPVSDVGLHNALKNFIGLERKPTIEEVKEYAVNWEGWQAYATFYLWRSLYDKNT is encoded by the coding sequence ATGGTGCCTGACCCCCGGCACGTTAACGGATTAACGTACCGGGGGTCAGGCACACTGGCCAAGGAATTTAATTTTGAAGAGTGTCTAATCTTTTTAGACAGGTCTAGCTTGGAAGTGCTTCATAAAATTCAAGAGGGGTCTGTTTATAAACTCATAAAAATTGAAGAGTCTTTGATATTATGTCAGATTGGATTCACCCATCATGTCATTAGAGTTGAATTCCCAGTGGGCAAACCATCTATTTACTTTCGCCAAAAAGCAGTAGAGTATATTTGGGAATGGTTTGATTTGGATCAGGATTTAGAGGCTTTTTATGAAGTCGCTAATCAGGATCAAGTTTTGAAGAATCTTGCCCATAAATATTATGGGCTACGTATTATGTGTATTCCAGATTTATTTGAGGCGTTAGTGTGGGCCATTATGGGACAGCAAATCAATTTAACATTTGCCTACACATTAAAGAAGCGCTTCGTCGAACAATTTGGCGAAAGTCTAACTTTCGAAGGAGAAACGTTCTGGCTATTCCCCTCATATGAAAAAATTGCTTCATTAAGTGTGGATGATTTAAGGAACCTTCAATTTACCAGCAGGAAGGCTGAATACATCATTGGCATCGCTAAAGCTATGGCAAAGGGAGAATTATCAAAAGAGATATTGCTTCAAAATAAAGATTTTATAAAAATACATCAATCACTACTGATGATGAGAGGTATCGGACCATGGACTGCAGATTATGTGATGATGAAATGCCTGCACATTCCCTCTGCCTTTCCAGTTTCCGATGTCGGCCTACATAATGCATTAAAGAATTTCATAGGTCTTGAGAGGAAACCAACCATAGAAGAAGTAAAAGAATATGCAGTAAATTGGGAAGGCTGGCAGGCGTATGCTACCTTTTATCTTTGGAGGTCCTTATATGACAAAAACAC